The sequence CCGGGGCTTCTTCGCTGATCCGTCTTTCGCCGGCTTCTTGCCCGCGACAGGCATCAACATCTCTTTTTGACCGCTGGCGGACTTCTTCGGCTTCTTCTCGGATTTGGCTGCTGGACGGCGGGCATCTGCTGTTAGTCCACACGGTGCTTGGCGCGGACGGGCTCAGTAACGCGCTTGACCGAGGTGAGGTGTGCGATCTCGACTGCACCTCAAAACCTAGCGGCTTGCCTCTCGGGCCTCCTCGCGGAATCTATTCGCCATGGGCACCAAGTCACGAGAGGTCATTTGGGGCCGTCGGATCATGGGGGCAAAGATCCACGCTCAGGGGCCCGGGAACGTGCCGAGCAGGCCATTCGCGAGGCAGATCGGGGGGAGGCGGACGCCTGGTCAGTCCGAATGGAGGGCTACGGCGGCCCTGCCCAACCCTCCCCGACAATCGGTCAGTGCCTCAACGGCGGGCTTGCCTGGCTGGAGGTGGAGTGCGCCCGATGCAAGACACGCGCGAGCCTGCCACTTGATGCCATCCGCCGCTCTAGGGATACGCCGCTCTGGAAGCTGGAAGCGTCGCTTAAGTGCCGCTCGCCCCGCTATGCGCCGCCCGCTCGAATGATCAAGCTAACGGAGACAAGGCAAGTCACGCCCTATAAATGGGTCCATCCTACCGAAGAGCGATAGATTGACGCATGACCAAGTATGCCGCCGAACGCCCCTTTGCCGACCCAGAATCTGCCGCTCGCAAACTGATCGAACTCGCGCAGAGCATTGAATCCGTCCAGGACGGTCGCATTCACATCGAAAAGCTCAACGCGCCGTTTCTCTACAAGCTCAACGCCACCGGTGCGGAGTTCGGCGCCGGGATCCGATATGCGGTTGAGCATGGCTGGCTCGATGTGCACGAGAGCGGGACCTACGTGCGGCTGCTGGAAGGCAAAGACTTGCTGAGGGAGTAGACCAATCGGCCCCAGCCTGGAGGTTTTCGGGATCGAAACGAGCTGGGACCGAGGGGTCTGCCAATGTCTGGTTCGGCAAATGCCGTATCATCAACGTAGCATCCGCCTCGTCAATGGTGAGACCGAGATTTAGTGGCAACTGGTCCGCGAACGGATAGGGGGTCGTTGTTCCGCCAAGGGGAAATCGGCGTCGCAAACGAGCGGAAAGCAAGGGACAGAGCACGTCAGCTCGTTGCCGGCACGCAGTAGAGTTCTGGGGGGCCGGTCAAGATCGCAAGGTTCGAGCCCGGAGAGCCCCAAGTCCACCAAGTGAGCAGGCCTGACTTCAAATCCAGACTTCTTCGCTACATGGCGAGCATCGATATATTAGGATCGACCTCTCCCTTTTGACGTCGAGCAAAGACGTTATAAAGCGGGCGGACATCTGACACTTAGGACATGGTGGCCCCGGCTGAGGCGCGCGGGCCTCTGCTTCCCTTTGCCCTGTCACGAGCCATCCTCAAAAATCGCGAGATCACAAATCGAAGGTTCCTAAGTATCTAAGTGCACAGTATTTCCCGGGCAGAAGCTCGATATTTCCGAAGCGAGCGCGATTCGCTTCGCCGAAACGGCCTCAGCAACCGGAGCCAGCCCCGGACTTGGGGCTGTTTTGCTATGGGCGGCAAAAAACGCCGCCCGCTAAAATGTGGCGGGCGGCGGCCTGCACCCCGGGGAGACCAAAACCCGGGCACTTAATCCGTCTGCATTCGGCGTCCCGAGGTTCAATGCGCGGGAGCGGGACTCGCATTGTTGGTCCGAAAAACTATCTGCACCACGCATGGGTATAGCTTATGAACTTTGCCTGGCCACCGCCGCCAAGCAAATCGGACCTGACTGGATCCACGAAGTAAAGCACGATGGCTACCGGATGCTGGTCATCCGGGAGAATGAACAAGTGCGCCTCCTCTCTCGCAACGGAACCGACTGGACGAAGCGGTATCCCTGGATTGCCGAGGCGCCGAAGAACCGGCAAAAGCGTTTTGTTATCGATGGCGAGGCCGTGATCCTTGAATAGCCGAGGCCGCTGAAGGAGCTGTCGCGGCGCACTGGAGACCAGCTGCCAGCACTAACATACTCCTGTCGTTTGCTGCATCACGCGAGCCAATTCCTGTTTGTCGAACGGTTTCCTAATCATGGGATAGGCGTCCAGTCTTCGCTCTCGGCCGGACAGCTGTAGAATCTTCAGCTCTGGGCGAAGACGCGTTGCCCGCTCAGCCAGTTCATGGCCGTCCATGGCGGGCATATTGATGTCGGTGATCAGGATCGAAATCGCATTCTGCTCGACAAGCATATCCAAAGCTTCCGCACCACTGCTTGCAGTCAGCACCTCGCAGCCCAGATCCTCAAGCATACTTGCGATGACCTCAAGGACGTTGGGATCATCATCTACAACCAGAACAGTATGCGTCATGGCAATACCTCTCTAGAAAAACGCTCATAGTTTCCGGACGTTCCGGCGCAATGGCAGTCCAACGTTTGCCTCAGGAAGCGTGCACTTCTCGACAGTCGCTGTGCGCATCGTACGAAACAACGAAGAGCGAGACATGGGATTGGAGGCTGCGTCGCCGTTTACGCTGTGCCCAACGCAGATCGCTTACGTAAAAACCCAGCCGCTATGAGCCCTGCATCTTTCGACTTTTGCAACATCCTCATTCGATCACTTCGTCGGCCCTTGCAAGTAGCTGCTCAGAGAACACTACTCCGATTTCCTTTCCAGCCGCACGATTGATGACGAGCTCGAACTTTGTCGGCTGGTAAAACGGAAGGTCAGCCGGTTTTGAGCCCTTAAGCACTTGATCAATGGCACCGGCGGCACGGCGAAAAATCTCAACCAGATCGATCCCATAAGCTACCAGCCCACCGGCTTCGACAAACGAACGAAATGGGTAAATGGTCGGCAATCGGGACTTCGCCGCCAGCTCGACGACTAGTTGTCGCTTTGTAATGTGCTCCGGACTACCGTCGACGAAGAGAGCATCGGTACCGGTCACCGACATTGCGGCAAAGAGACGCCGGTATTCTTCCTCACTCCCATTATCTACATAAGAGGAGCCCACAACCGTGATACCCGCCTTATCAGCCGCGTCCCGCATTGCGGCTGCCTCCGGATTTGCTCTTGTAGCTAAAATACCGAGCTTTGATATCTTAGGAGCAACCTCCCTCAGAAGCTCGATGCGTTTTGCCCAAAGCTCTAAGCCGGGATCGACGGTAACGCCAGTAATGTTTCCGCCCGGCCGAGCGATGCTGGCTGCAATGCCGTGACCTACTGGGTCGCTGGTCATGGCAACAATGGGGACTATTGACGTTGCGTGCTTCATGGCAAGGACCAGAGAAACGCTAATCGCAAAAACAACGTCTGGATTACGAGCTGCGGCGTCGCTTGCGAGCTTAGGATAGCCATCAACGCGACCTTCTCCTGAGAAGCGTTCGATAACAAGATTGCTCCCTTCGACATATCCGAGTCGGCGAAGTTCCCTGAAGAACTCTCTGTAGTAACGAATGCGGCTAAGTTCGTTCAGCTCTGTTACGGGGTGCGATGGATGCAATATCGCCATCCGGTGCACTTTACTCGATTGCGCGTGCGCGGCAGCAGGCAGCATGGATGCTGCACCAATGAACGCAATGAAATCGCGTCGTCGCATGTGTCCCTCCCGATGACAGGGCTGCACTGGGATAATGTAGCAGATTCCAGACTGGATGTCGCTTTGGGTCCCTTAGCTGACCTCCACGCCCCTGAAGAGAGCGGACGGAAGACCGGGTTTATCGGGACACACGGACCTTGATTTAGATCAAACAGCTTCTCGAACCGAGTAGTTGCCTACGTTGAGCTGCACCGGTGGAGCAGGCAATGGCCAGTCATCGACCTACGTGGATGATGCATCTATTGGCTTGGGCAATAGCCGCTATTGGTCTCCTCACGATCCTTTCGATGGCGCTAGGGCCGCCTTGACGGGAGTGAACGCCTCGCGACGGACGCACATTGTGCGGCGCCGTATTTTCGAGCGCTCAGAAGTGATCGGGCCGTATCAAAAGATGTGGAACCAGCCCGGAGCGGGGTGTATTATCCCCACATCGCCGAGCGGTGCTGGGTATCTATCGGTGATGAGAACGCACGTTGCGCTCCCGCCTTCCTCAAGGGAAAAGGAGCAGCGCATGCAAAAGCGTCGCCGTTTCAAGAACATCACAACCCTCGAAGAAAGGCTTGTTGCTTTTGCCGAAGAGGCTAAAGCGCGAGCACGAGGCCTCCCGCCCGGAGCAGAGAAAGACGCTGCGGAACGCAAGGCGCACGAGGCCGATGTGGCAGCCCATATCGATGGGTGGATCAGGTCGCCTGGATTGAGACCGCCGACGTAGAACGGTGATGCTTACATCAGTCCGGGCGGACCCGATGTCGCCAGCATCGGATATCAAGGAGCGCATCGCTGCTCGCCAGCGACTTGCATCGTTTGAGCAGGAGCTGATCGCTCGATCTCGTGATTTGGTGGCTGCTTCGAAGGCCCTTCTGGCAGAGCCTTGCCCTACGACCTTTCTTGGTCCGAGGACGCATTTTCCGTGGCCAAAGGATACTCTTCCCTAAAGGGAGTGAACTGGCGAGTCTGCTTCTGGGCCCTAAGCAGATAGCGAGCCGCTTATCGCCACGTCAGCTGTTCGCGTTAAACCGGACGCCGGGTGGTTTTGCCTCGACTGCCGCAAGTGACCCTGGCTGTGTGAAAACGCGGCTGTTTTGCTATGATTCTCTCGTGATTCTGCGGGGGAAGCTGATGAGGCGCTTCGTTGAGCAGGCCGATCGGGGGCAATGGACTTTATTGCCCGAATGCCTCGATGATTTCATTGACGAGAACAACTCCGTTCGGGTGATCGACGTGTTTGTCGATGCGCTCGATTTGACTGAGATGGGCTTTGAGGGAGCGGAGCCGGCCGCAACGGGTCGGCCATCGTATCACCCCTCGGTTCTCCTGAAGCTCTACATTTACGGCTATCTGAACCGGGTGCAATCGAGCCGACGGCTCGAACGGGAAGCTGGGCGCAATGTTGAGGTGATGTGGCTATTGGGGCGGCTCGCTCCGGATCACAAGACGATTGCCGACTTCCGCAAGGACAGCGGCCTGGCACTTCGCAAGGTATGTGCGCGCTTCGTTGAACTCTGCCGAGAGATGGGTTTACTGGCGACAGCGAGCGTTGCGATCGATGGCAGCAAGTTCAAAGCCGTGAACAACCGCGACAAGAACTTCACGCGGGCGAAGGTAGAACGGCGGCGTGCTCAACTGGAGGAGAGCGTCGGGCGCTATCTGAGCCAACTTGACACGGCCGACCGGCAAGAGCCGACGGAGGCACTGACCATGAAGGCGGCGAGGCTTACCGAGAAATTGACAAAGCTGAAGGAGGAAAGGGGAAGCTTGCCGCTTACGAGAAGCAGATGCTTGCTTCGCCTGATCAGCAAATCTCATTGACTGATCCCGACAGCCGTTCGATGGCGACGAGCGGGCGCGGTTCAGGCGTCGTTGGCTACAACGTGCAGGTCGCGGTAGATACCGAGCACCATTTGATCGTGACGCATGAAGTGACGAACAGCGGCTCGGATCGGGCTCAACTGGCCAATGTGGCCAGGCAGGCCAAGGCTGTTTTAAAGACCGAGTCATCGGGCAATACTTGCCACCCGATCAAATGGAAAGTTGGGGCTGGCGGATCCCCTTCGTTTTCGCCCGCGAGCGCGAAGCTACTTCTGGCAGCGCCGGTGGCGAGTTCAAACGTCTTGAGCCAAGCTCCCTTGATATCGGTCGGACCGCCGAAGGTCGATTGCGAAGTCGTCACCATTGGGTTGACATAAGGAGGTCACGCTCGGAAACATAGCGCAACAAAATTCAAGTTGGGGAGCGACGGGAGCGGATGAGCATCCTTCACGCAATCGAGCATCGTTTTGTTCGACCTACCCTACGTCGGATTAGGCCTGCCAAACATATCACTCTGGGCGGGATCACCATCGAATATAAGAGCGAGCTCGATGGCGGGGGCATCGAGTTCGGGCAAGATTTCATCCCCTTCCTGCGCTCTCGGGGTATGCCGCGCCAGCCCCGCCTCTTTGAGTGGTGTGCCGGGCCGGCATTTATCGGCTTCTCAATGTTAGGCCATGGGCTCTGCGAGACCTTGTGTGTGGCCGACATAAACCCAGCTGCCGTCGCTCGCTGTAGGAACACCGTACGGCTGAACAAGCTGGAGAACCGGGTTTCCGTTTACGAATCCAACAACCTGCGAAGCATCTCAAAGACCGAGCGCTGGAATTTGGTGGTCAGCAACCCGCCCCACTTCATCGATCAATACGAAGGAGACATCCGCGCTCACGATCCTGATTGGGCCATACACAGAGAGTTCTTCAATACAATCGATCCACACCTAGCCGATGGCGGTGTGATCGTTCTCCAGGAGAACAATCGCGGTTCGACAGTTGCTACCTTCCGCGAGATGATCGATGCAGCGGGCCTCGAGATCGCATTCACTCATGGCGACCACACAGACCTAACAAAAGAGAGCGTCTTCTATTTCATTGGCATCGTGAAGAAAGGCGCGGACGTCCCCGGCTGGGCTCGCTAGCGTTGGACGAACCTAAATTGCTGCGTCCCATGCTCACTCGGATCCGGTCCTCGTTGAGCGAGCAGGTAACCATCGTGGGCCTCAACGAACGCAATCTCCGAAATCCAGCTCCGATCGTATCTCACCAACTTTTCCTTGGACACAAGTGATCGCCCGGGCCCGTTCTCGCTGAGATACGACATCTGAACCTCTCGCCTGGCTCCGTCGCTGATCGGGACACGATGCCACGCCATCGTTTTCGGTCGGACAGAGCAAAGGTCTCTGATGGTCTTAGAAGCGTCGGGAACGTATTGTATCGCTCCATTGGAGTGGATTAGATCGACGTTCCCAAGCCAATCGGCCGCCTCCTCAATCCCCTCGAAGAACATCAGCCTGTCAGTTGCGAGCTCCTTCGCGCGCCGGACCATCGCCGGCGTTTCAACCACCGCCCACCGAATGTCTGGGGATTGTTGGCGCGCGACCTTGTAGTGCAACCCCGCGCCCCCGCCGAAGTCGAGAACCGCTTTCAAACCCTGGACTAACGGCCAATCGCCGCTGGGCCTGTAGTTGATCGTTTTGAGGACGATCGTTTCGACGAGCTCGGGGTTCTCGTAACCTTCGACGACCTCCCGCGGCGGAAACAGCTTGCGCTTAACTTTCTGGACAAAGTTCATAACGGGTGGACCCGGCACACTTTTTGATAGGTGCTGAGCGTCTACCACAATTAGCAACATTTTGAAACAATGGCGGGATGCGCGCCCTGACAGGCTTCAACGGAGGCCGCTATTGTCGTGTAGCGCGTCCAGCGATCTGCTCAGGTGGTGGCTCGACTACCTGGACAAGCTCCACCGGCGGCTCTCTCATGTTAGCAGAGCCGCAACCTTCTCCATGGTGGCCCGCACGACGTCGTCCATTGTTGGGCAGCGATAGGCTGCGAACCGAGAGCGGGACGTCGCCGTGAGGCCGATTATGTGTTTGGCCATTTCGCTCAAGGGCAAGAGGAAGTAGTCAATGACATTCCTATTTGTCTCCGTATCCAATCTCAGCGCGAGAATAAGCCCCGCTGGCTCGACCCTCCGCCGATGAACCAACCAATTGGGTGCATGACGCCGCGCGGCATAGTAACGCGCCATGCGCAGCGAGATGGCGAGCTTGCCGGCAACCGTGATCACTGCTGTTTGCGCATCGAAGACTGCGGTAATGCCACGCGCCCTGATTTGAGTGACCAGAATTTCCGCCTGTCTCGATAGCTCGGCCTCAGCCTGCTTCTGCGCGTCGGCGTAGTCGTAACTCCGCTCGGCATCAACATAGCCGACATGGCGAAAAGCTTCCCTCAGGCTGCCGAATCGATATGCATAGAGCGCCGCGCTCGGCATGTTGTCCGAAGCAGCTATGATCGATGCGCTCAGCTTCCCATGCTTCGCGAACGTCACTCGCAACTTCTTCAACAGGTACTCATTCGACAATTTACCCTGATGCTCCTTCAACAACTCCTGAGCTTTGAGGAAAATACTCCTGTCGACGATCGGCTCATAAAGACCGGTCGTCCGAATCCACAGCTCTGGAGGATTACTCTTCCTTGCCTGCTTCAGCCGGACCGAGGTGCGGTTGTAGACACTATTACCGATGTAGGCTTCGTTGCTCAGAAGGTGGCGAACCATCGCCAATGACCACGCTGTTCCCCGATGGTTAGGTACTTGCTGATCGTTTAGCCAGCGAACGATAGCCCCTCGCGATCTGCGACGAACGACATACTCTCGAAATATCTGCGCGACGATGCGTTGCTCATTCTCCGGCCCAGGCTGGATCAGTACGCGGTCAGTCTGCAAATGTTTGCGCTGGCCCTTCTGCAACAATCCCTTCGCACATCGATTTTCATCAATGAGCTCCCGCTGAAGGCCGTATCCGACAGGCCCCCCCTGCTTGAAGCCCAAGCTGGCTACGCGGCAAGCCCCCGCGTGCACCTTCACCGAGAGCTCTCTGGAGTATTCGGCTGCCATCACTCGCTTGAGGTTCTTCACGATGCTCGCGATGACGCTCCCGTCGTTATCGAATTCCTCAGCGCAATAACACACCTTGATCCCCGCCTGACGGCAGGTGAATTCGTAGTAGGCGCTTTCATCGACGTCCTGGAACCTCCCCCATCGGCTCACGTCATAGACAAGGATGTGGTCGAAATCCGCTCGACCGCTGCGAACATCGTCAAGCAACTCAATCAGGCCGTCACGCCGGTGAATACTAAGGCCGCTCCGCCCTTCGTCTGCATAGGTGCGAACGATTGCAAGTCCATGTTGCGCGGCATAGACGGCAACGGCTGCAGCCTGGTTTTGCGTCGAATAGCGCTGATTCTCTGTCGACATTCGGACATATTGAGCTGCGCGCCCGGTGCCGGTGGGCAGCAACAGATCGGATCCAGGACGAATGATCAGGGCGTTGGCCATGCGCGCCTCCCCTACAAGTGCCGCTCCACTTCGTCTGGTGCGGTCACCAGAACAGTGAAAAGCCGTGCTTGCTCAGCCAGCCCAGCAAGGCTGAGCAGACGACGGAAAACAGGCCTCCCCACAGCCAAGAACGCCTGCGCGCGGCACTGATGGATCTCAGATACAGGAACGCGCCGAGCAGGGGTCCGTAGTTTCTCCTAAAGTCGCCATTGAGCTTAGCGATCTTGGACAGTTCATCAGAAGCTTCGACTTCATCCGCCATGCCGCTGGTCCTCTCATGGTAGAGCCAGCGTCTTATGAACCACTGTTTTGCCCGACGGGGCAAGTGAAATTTACGTTTTTTCGAAATTTAAAGCGCTGCAGCGCCCACTCCCGGCCACATCCATCACCAATGCGTCGGGGGGCAATGCGCCCTAACAGCATGCAGCCCACCATCATCGCGAATAAGGTGATCTAACGGGAGATCACAAGCAGGTTCCAGACGTACAAGTCCTTCAGAAAGCGGGTGCGGCGGTCAAGCGCATCCATTAGTGGAGCGGTTCGTTGTGTGATGCGTTCTGTAGCCGCAACGCCATCGAAATTGACACCGACTTTCCGCAGAAGCCTTCCTGCGAGCGTAAGCGGCACTTGTATCAACGCCGCGGTATTGTTTGCGAAAACGCCAATATGCATTTCGTGGTCTCGCACGGACAGGCCGGCATCACGGATGATGCTCTTCCAGCGCGCGGGCGATAGCCGCTGCAAATGCGGCTCTCCTGGACGGATGTAGCGGCCGGTTGCTCGAGCAATTTTGAGGTCTAGGCGCCATGCCAGCTCAAACAAGGTCCGTCCGGTCATCGATATGTGTCGAGAGCGGAGGTCTTAGCGTACGAGGTGCAATCGAGGCGCCGCAAGCTTGTCAGGCGGGATTCCAACCGGCGTGAACTTTGTATCGATTCGCTGAGCGCACTTACAGTTAGGGCAGATGAACAGATGGGCGATTGTCGGTTCTGGAGGGTCTCGCACTAGCTCCGACCGAAACCATCTCATGGTAATGCGGCAATTCGGACAGTCAGCAGCCTCGAGGTGCCCCGGTGCATTCTTTAGCCGTTCCATGCTGTATCCCCTGTTCGGGAAATAGTAGCAAGGGGCGCTGCCGAACGATCGCTGAAGTTGGTCTTGCGTTGTTCGGTGCGCACTGGCGCCGACGCCGTCGAGCGGCCGGAGTACGGCAGGACGGTCACGATCTTGTAGCTAGACGGCTCCACGATCACGATCTCGTCCTTCACCAAGACGAAGTTGTAGCCGCGATACTGCGGCACGATTTCGACGACCTCGGCCGGCAAAGGCTGCAGACGTACGTCGCGCGGCACGACCGTGCCCACCGACAGGGAGAAGCTCACGTTGGTGAGCGGCTGAACGTTCAGGTGCGAGATCGACGCACTGATGCGGGTTCGCTGCTGATCGTTTATGTTGACCGACGCCTTCACGTTGGTGTTCGACGAACGATCGGCCGTGTTCTGCTGATTGTTCGGCTGCTGGGCGGTGTTGGTTGAACCGCTACCCGTCGGCGACTGCGCCTGGTTGTTGCTCGATGCGGAAGGGTTGGCACTCTGCGTCTGGGTGTTCGTACTCGAAGGCGAACTGGACCGGGCCTGGCTGGAGGGCGTGGTCGTCTGGTTCGAGGGCTGAGTTGTCGGCGCCTGGTTGGTCGAGCTGTTCGAAGTCGGCGCCTGCGTGGTGTTGGTGCCGGTGCCGAAATTGGACGACTGGCCCGCAGCGGTCTGACCGGCCGAGGACGGAGACTGGGTCTGCGCCGTGTTAGCCGGAGGATTGGTCTGTGCAGTCGAACCGGACGACTGCGAAGACGACGAAGACGACGGCGTCGTTGCCGACGTGGTGTTTTGCTGCGGCTGCGTAGCCGACGGGTTGGAGCTCGAAGTGCTCGGAGAAGACTGTGCGAGAGCCGAAGTCGCAATTGCCACCGCAGCTGTCGTAGCCAAGAGTAAACGCTTGTTCATCTGAAACCTCCTAAAAAGCGGACGACGATCAACTTCGATGAGGCGCGCGGTTACAATATCGGGAAAATTCGGCAATTCATGGTGAGAAAGGCCAGCATTTCTTCCGGCGCGAACGAAA is a genomic window of Bradyrhizobium sp. CCGB12 containing:
- a CDS encoding response regulator codes for the protein MTHTVLVVDDDPNVLEVIASMLEDLGCEVLTASSGAEALDMLVEQNAISILITDINMPAMDGHELAERATRLRPELKILQLSGRERRLDAYPMIRKPFDKQELARVMQQTTGVC
- a CDS encoding ABC transporter substrate-binding protein — encoded protein: MRRRDFIAFIGAASMLPAAAHAQSSKVHRMAILHPSHPVTELNELSRIRYYREFFRELRRLGYVEGSNLVIERFSGEGRVDGYPKLASDAAARNPDVVFAISVSLVLAMKHATSIVPIVAMTSDPVGHGIAASIARPGGNITGVTVDPGLELWAKRIELLREVAPKISKLGILATRANPEAAAMRDAADKAGITVVGSSYVDNGSEEEYRRLFAAMSVTGTDALFVDGSPEHITKRQLVVELAAKSRLPTIYPFRSFVEAGGLVAYGIDLVEIFRRAAGAIDQVLKGSKPADLPFYQPTKFELVINRAAGKEIGVVFSEQLLARADEVIE
- a CDS encoding methyltransferase, giving the protein MSILHAIEHRFVRPTLRRIRPAKHITLGGITIEYKSELDGGGIEFGQDFIPFLRSRGMPRQPRLFEWCAGPAFIGFSMLGHGLCETLCVADINPAAVARCRNTVRLNKLENRVSVYESNNLRSISKTERWNLVVSNPPHFIDQYEGDIRAHDPDWAIHREFFNTIDPHLADGGVIVLQENNRGSTVATFREMIDAAGLEIAFTHGDHTDLTKESVFYFIGIVKKGADVPGWAR
- a CDS encoding methyltransferase domain-containing protein — translated: MNFVQKVKRKLFPPREVVEGYENPELVETIVLKTINYRPSGDWPLVQGLKAVLDFGGGAGLHYKVARQQSPDIRWAVVETPAMVRRAKELATDRLMFFEGIEEAADWLGNVDLIHSNGAIQYVPDASKTIRDLCSVRPKTMAWHRVPISDGARREVQMSYLSENGPGRSLVSKEKLVRYDRSWISEIAFVEAHDGYLLAQRGPDPSEHGTQQFRFVQR
- a CDS encoding recombinase family protein translates to MANALIIRPGSDLLLPTGTGRAAQYVRMSTENQRYSTQNQAAAVAVYAAQHGLAIVRTYADEGRSGLSIHRRDGLIELLDDVRSGRADFDHILVYDVSRWGRFQDVDESAYYEFTCRQAGIKVCYCAEEFDNDGSVIASIVKNLKRVMAAEYSRELSVKVHAGACRVASLGFKQGGPVGYGLQRELIDENRCAKGLLQKGQRKHLQTDRVLIQPGPENEQRIVAQIFREYVVRRRSRGAIVRWLNDQQVPNHRGTAWSLAMVRHLLSNEAYIGNSVYNRTSVRLKQARKSNPPELWIRTTGLYEPIVDRSIFLKAQELLKEHQGKLSNEYLLKKLRVTFAKHGKLSASIIAASDNMPSAALYAYRFGSLREAFRHVGYVDAERSYDYADAQKQAEAELSRQAEILVTQIRARGITAVFDAQTAVITVAGKLAISLRMARYYAARRHAPNWLVHRRRVEPAGLILALRLDTETNRNVIDYFLLPLSEMAKHIIGLTATSRSRFAAYRCPTMDDVVRATMEKVAALLT
- a CDS encoding DUF1236 domain-containing protein, with the protein product MNKRLLLATTAAVAIATSALAQSSPSTSSSNPSATQPQQNTTSATTPSSSSSSQSSGSTAQTNPPANTAQTQSPSSAGQTAAGQSSNFGTGTNTTQAPTSNSSTNQAPTTQPSNQTTTPSSQARSSSPSSTNTQTQSANPSASSNNQAQSPTGSGSTNTAQQPNNQQNTADRSSNTNVKASVNINDQQRTRISASISHLNVQPLTNVSFSLSVGTVVPRDVRLQPLPAEVVEIVPQYRGYNFVLVKDEIVIVEPSSYKIVTVLPYSGRSTASAPVRTEQRKTNFSDRSAAPLATISRTGDTAWNG